The following proteins are co-located in the Solanum pennellii chromosome 8, SPENNV200 genome:
- the LOC107028293 gene encoding B3 domain-containing protein REM9-like produces MKIPPKKPHFFKPIQPGFKNGLKIPIGFLKYLKGNDNVEHAILKRGGYKWSMKVNGHRFEAGWVEFVEQHGLKLGDILMFRHEGNMEFEVSIFDSSHCDREYVEYMEEVGDHTREEIPKKFKFEEDATERPRQKIKSSRKASSHIIKAANHHKSFGHSHVECTIREYSISRGYLHLPRQFAYANGLANKKCDLIIRGERQRSWNVKLSSSKTRSYISGCGRTKFFADNFLNKGDRIMFEVVTNGETPIWKFQVTYREVPLQTFQGKFSHVTNLLFL; encoded by the exons ATGAAAATTCCTCcaaaaaaacctcattttttcaAACCTATTCAACCAGGTTTCAAGAATGGTCTT AAAATTCCTATAGGTTTCTTGAAGTATTTGAAGGGAAATGACAATGTTGAACATGCAATATTGAAAAGGGGTGGCTATAAGTGGTCTATGAAGGTGAATGGACATCGATTCGAAGCGGGTTGGGTTGAATTTGTAGAACAACATGGTTTGAAATTGGGAGATATATTGATGTTTAGACATGAAGGAAACATGGAATTTGAAGTTTCTATATTTGATTCAAGTCATTGTGATAGAGAATATGTTGAGTATATGGAGGAAGTAGGAGATCATACAAGGGAAGAGATTCCGAAGAAATTTAAATTCGAAG AGGATGCAACAGAAAGACCACGGCAAAAGATCAAGTCGTCAAGAAAGGCTTCTTCCCATATAATAAAAGCTGCTAATCATCACAAGTCTTTTGGTCATTCTCATGTTGAATGCACTATTAGAGAATATAGCATTTCGCGAGGTTATTTG CACCTTCCTCGACAATTTGCATATGCAAATGGCCTCGCGAATAAGAAGTGTGATTTGATTATAAGAGGTGAAAGACAAAGGTCGTGGAATGTAAAGCTAAGTTCTTCTAAAACTCGAAGCTATATCAGCGGATGTGGACGGACCAAATTCTTTGCTGATAATTTCTTAAACAAGGGAGATCGCATAATGTTTGAGGTCGTTACTAATGGAGAAACACCAATATGGAAATTTCAAGTTACTTATCGAGAAGTTCCATTGCAGACGTTTCAAGGCAAGTTTTCTCATGTAACCAATCTCTTATTTCTTTGA
- the LOC114078241 gene encoding B3 domain-containing protein REM10-like codes for MKKPSNTSLLNAQVVTSTSGDDHHPCFISTVKPYCFTKALLHLPLDFVKSNGLMNRKCEMVLKDEAQRSWSVWIGKAGRHFGIIRGWTKFLAEHGLRVGDAYKFELIENGEIPTAQFHCKYSEKVAKREEQ; via the exons ATGAAAAAACCATCAAACACGAGTCTTCTCAATGCACAAGTAGTTACTTCGACTTCTGGTGATGATCACCATCCTTGTTTTATTTCAACCGTTAAACCTTATTGCTTCACAAAGGCACTTTTG CATCTTCCATTGgattttgtgaagtcaaatggATTGATGAATAGAAAGTGTGAGATGGTTCTGAAAGATGAAGCACAAAGAAGTTGGTCAGTGTGGATTGGGAAAGCTGGACGTCATTTTGGAATTATACGCGGATGGACAAAATTCTTAGCAGAACATGGACTCCGAGTAGGAGATGCTTACAAGTTTGAACTCATCGAGAATGGGGAAATACCTACAGCACAATTCCATT GCAAATATTCTGAAAAGGTTGCAAAGAGAGAAGAACAGTAA
- the LOC107028027 gene encoding acetylajmalan esterase-like → MAFCNRVVLILLVIFTVFRLKIDAKKLQIDGKRRLMKCKFDKIYQLGDSVSDTGNCIRESYCGSHSSCAKSPYGINFFHKPTGRCSNGLLIIDFLALESGLPLLNPYKDKSATFRHGANFAVVGATALSAQVMAEKKIVLSFTNSSLDIQLDWMSSHFETTCSPDCPVQLKKSLFLVGHIGGNDIIYGLSQGKTMEELRRLVPHIVHTIIHGVKRVIGFGATRIIVPGTFPKGCSPAILTQFMNNDSSSYDEYHCLKELNNFTIFYNDHLQQAVDEMKKEYTNITLVYGDYYNAYMWFLQNAVTLGFDKNSLQKACCGIGGEYNYDKNRKCGAQGVPVCDNPTTHFNWDGLHLTQAAYSWLTRWLIDDMLPKLNCHV, encoded by the exons ATGGCGTTCTGTAACAGAGTGGTGTTAATTCTCCTAGTTATTTTCACAGTGTTTCGACTGAAAATCGATGCTAAAAAATTACAAATCGATGGAAAACGAAGATTGATGAAGTgcaaatttgataaaatttatcaattggGTGATTCAGTTTCCGATACCGGAAACTGTATCAGAGAAAGTTATTGTGGATCTCATTCTTCCTGTGCAAAATCACCTTATGGAATCAACTTTTTTCATAAACCAACTGGGCGTTGTTCTAATGGCTTGCTCATAATTGATTTCTTAG CCCTGGAATCTGGTCTTCCTCTCCTAAATCCTTATAAGGATAAAAGTGCAACTTTTAGACATGGTGCAAATTTTGCAGTAGTAGGGGCTACTGCTTTATCAGCCCAAGTCATGGCAGAGAAGAAGATTGTTCTGTCCTTCACAAATAGTTCATTAGACATTCAACTTGATTGGATGTCTTCTCATTTCGAGACCACTTGCTCCCCCG ATTGCCCGGTACAGTTAAAGAAGTCGCTTTTCCTAGTTGGACATATAGGAGGAAATGATATCATTTATGGCTTATCGCAAGGTAAAACCATGGAAGAGTTGCGAAGATTGGTTCCACATATTGTTCATACCATCATTCATGGTGTCAAA AGAGTTATTGGTTTTGGTGCTACTCGAATTATAGTTCCAGGGACTTTCCCAAAAGGTTGTAGTCCAGCTATCCTAACGCAATTCATGAACAACGACTCATCTTCTTACGATGAGTACCATTGCTTGAAAGAGTTGAATAATTTTACGATCTTCTATAATGATCATTTGCAACAAGCCGTTGATGAGATGAAGAAAGAGTATACAAACATTACACTCGTTTATGGTGACTATTACAACGCGTATATGTGGTTTCTACAAAATGCTGTCACTCTTG GATTTGATAAAAATTCTCTACAGAAAGCATGTTGTGGAATAGGAGGAGAATATAATTAcgataaaaatagaaaatgtgGAGCTCAGGGAGTCCCAGTGTGTGATAACCCTACTACTCACTTCAATTGGGatggacttcatttgacacaAGCAGCATATAGTTGGTTAACAAGATGGTTAATTGATGACATGTTGCCCAAATTGAACTGTCATGTTTAA
- the LOC107028678 gene encoding glutamate receptor 2.8-like, whose product MDEWFGKMGLSCISMALSDFYSFDGSNYNTRLVLHARDSKRDVVGAAAAALDLLKNVEVEAIIGPFSSMQADFIINLGQKSQVPIISFSATSPSISSARNQYFVRTTHNDSSQVKPISSIIQSFGWRQIVPIYIENQFGEGIISFLADALEEINTRIPYRSVISEFATSDLIRSELLKLMSMQTRVFIVHMPISLGSKLFAMAKEIGMMSEGFVWIVTDAMANQLNSMNVSVIESMEGVIGVKPYAPKSKKVEDFTQRWKMKFRKENPTIVDVELDIYGLWAYDSATALAMAVEKSRINGAFFRKPNVSGNATDLEAFGVSRDGPKLLKAILNTTFKGLSGDFQLVDGQLQSPPYQIINVIGNGAKEIGFWTREHGIVRKLNSRRGYSVSKDNFRSIIWPGDTTSVPKGWVIPTNGKKLKIGVPVKDGFTEFVKVTRDVTTNTTIVTGYCIDVFDAVMEALPYYVPYEYVPFAAPNGKSAGDYNELVYQVFLGNFDVVVGDTTIVSNRSQFVDFTLPYTESGVTMMVPIKDDDRDNTWVFLKPLTWELWLTSFCSFVFIGFVIWLLEHRVNEDFRGPFWHQVGMIFWFSFSTMVFAQKERIVSNLARFVLIIWFLVVLILTSSYTASLTSMLTVEKLQPTVKDVKELLNSKDYVGYQPGSFVVGLLRKMNFDEDRLKAYNTPEECVELLAKGSSNGGIAAVFDEIPYVKLFLANYCLKFTTIGPTYKTDGFGFAFPIGSPLVPDVSRAVLNVTEGEKMVQIERAWFGESTCSDLSSSLSSNSLGLDSFWGLFVVAVIAAVLALVIFLTKFLHEHWHIIRRSDLSLRERSRILASKFDTKDYSCHTFKKSELRDVLADSTHDLDCSRSPQGNLSSLPSPRTTGPPSPSNSSHTEQMIHFPGEEGASPSRGENETINGQVEMV is encoded by the exons ATGGATGAATGGTTTGGAAAAATGGGTTTGAGTTGTATATCTATGGCTTTATCAGACTTTTATAGCTTTGATGGCTCTAATTATAACACTAGGTTGGTTCTTCATGCTCGTGACTCGAAGAGAGATGTTGTTGGTGCTGCTGCAGCAG CACTAGACTTATTGAAGAATGTTGAAGTAGAAGCCATAATAGGTCCATTTTCATCAATGCAAGCTGATTTCATTATCAATTTGGGCCAAAAATCACAAGTACCGATCATCTCTTTCTCTGCAACGAGTCCATCAATTTCATCAGCCCGGAATCAATATTTTGTTCGTACAACTCACAACGATTCATCTCAAGTAAAACCTATCAGTTCAATTATCCAATCATTCGGATGGCGACAAATTGTACCAATTTACATCGAAAATCAATTCGGAGAAggaataatttcatttttagcaGATGCATTGGAAGAAATCAACACTCGTATACCTTATCGGAGTGTAATTTCTGAATTCGCCACTTCAGATCTGATCAGATCTGAGCTATTGAAATTGATGAGTATGCAGACTAGGGTTTTTATTGTGCATATGCCGATTTCACTTGGATCGAAGCTTTTTGCAATGGCGAAAGAAATTGGTATGATGAGTGAAGGTTTTGTTTGGATTGTTACAGATGCAATGGCGAATCAACTGAATTCGATGAATGTTTCGGTTATTGAATCTATGGAAGGTGTTATCGGGGTGAAACCTTATGCACCGAAGAGTAAAAAAGTTGAAGATTTTACTCAGAGATGGAAGATGAAGTTTCGAAAGGAAAATCCGACGATTGTTGATGTGGAATTGGATATCTATGGATTATGGGCTTATGATTCTGCAACTGCATTAGCCATGGCGGTAGAGAAATCGAGAATCAATGGCGCCTTTTTTCGAAAACCAAATGTTTCAG GAAATGCAACAGATCTCGAAGCTTTTGGAGTTTCCAGAGATGGTCCAAAGCTTCTTAAAGCTATACTAAACACTACTTTCAAAGGCCTTAGCGGAGACTTTCAACTTGTGGATGGACAATTGCAATCTCCACCTTATCAGATCATCAATGTAATTGGTAATGGTGCTAAAGAAATTGGATTTTGGACAAGAGAACATGGCATTGTTAGAAAACTGAATTCAAGACGAGGATATTCTGTTTCTAAGGATAATTTTCGATCAATTATATGGCCTGGTGACACTACTTCTGTTCCAAAAGGTTGGGTAATACCAACAAATGGCAAAAAACTGAAAATTGGAGTTCCGGTGAAGGATGGTTTCACCGAGTTTGTTAAAGTTACAAGAGATGTTACTACTAACACAACGATAGTTACTGGATACTGCATCGATGTTTTTGATGCAGTGATGGAAGCATTACCATATTATGTTCCTTATGAATATGTTCCATTTGCTGCTCCTAATGGAAAGAGTGCCGGTGATTATAATGAACTGGTTTATCAAGTATTTCTTGGG AACTTTGATGTTGTTGTAGGGGACACTACCATTGTCTCGAATAGGTCACAATTTGTAGACTTTACATTACCATACACGGAGTCTGGAGTTACGATGATGGTGCCAATCAAAGATGATGATAGAGATAATACATGGGTATTTTTGAAGCCATTGACTTGGGAGCTCTGGTTAACAAGTTTCTGTTCTTTTGTTTTCATTGGCTTTGTCATTTGGCTACTCGAACATAGAGTAAATGAAGACTTTAGAGGACCTTTTTGGCATCAAGTTGGCATGATCTTTTGGTTCTCCTTCTCAACTATGGTCTTTGCACAGA AGGAGAGGATCGTCAGCAATTTGGCGAGGTTCGTGTTGATCATCTGGTTCCTAGTGGTACTCATATTGACATCAAGCTATACAGCAAGTCTTACATCAATGCTAACAGTTGAAAAACTCCAGCCAACTGTTAAAGATGTAAAAGAACTTCTAAATAGCAAGGACTATGTAGGCTACCAGCCAGGTTCTTTTGTAGTAGGACTGTTACGAAAAATGAACTTTGATGAGGACAGACTTAAGGCATATAACACTCCAGAGGAATGCGTTGAATTACTCGCCAAAGGAAGTTCAAATGGTGGTATTGCAGCTGTTTTCGATGAGATTCCTTATGTGAAGCTTTTCCTTGCAAATTATTGCTTGAAATTCACCACGATTGGACCTACGTATAAGACTGATGGCTTTGGATTT GCCTTCCCGATAGGATCACCTCTAGTACCTGATGTATCGAGGGCAGTCTTGAATGTGACAGAAGGTGAAAAGATGGTACAAATAGAGAGAGCATGGTTTGGTGAATCTACTTGTTCCGATTTGAGTTCATCACTCTCCTCCAACAGTCTTGGCCTAGATAGCTTCTGGGGACTCTTTGTAGTGGCTGTAATTGCTGCAGTACTGGCTCTCGTAATCTTTCTAACGAAATTCTTACATGAGCATTGGCACATCATAAGACGATCTGATCTTTCATTGCGCGAAAGAAGCAGAATCTTGGCCAGTAAGTTTGACACAAAAGACTATAGTTGTCATACTTTCAAGAAAAGTGAACTAAGAGATGTACTAGCAGATTCAACACATGATTTAGACTGTTCGCGGAGTCCTCAGGGTAACTTGTCATCGTTACCTTCTCCACGAACTACTGGACCACCGAGCCCAAGCAATTCTAGTCATACAGAGCAGATGATACATTTTCCAGGGGAGGAAGGGGCTTCACCTTCGCGTGGCGAAAATGAAACTATTAATGGTCAAGTAGAAATGGTCTAA
- the LOC107028679 gene encoding uncharacterized protein At1g32220, chloroplastic, translating to MSRLIQARSSLSRFWSVASSRNVRFLSTESNKTDEPFKVEEAETVNMPPPPTEKLLVLGGNGFVGSHVCKEALDRGLTVASLSRTGRSSIQDSWANNVIWHQGNLFSTDSWKDALKGVTSVISCVGGFGSNSHMYKINGTANINAIRAASEEGVKRFVYISAADFGIANYVLQGYYEGKRAAETELLTRYPYGGIILRPGFIYGTRHVGSMKLPLGVIGSPLEMILQRAKPLSQIPLVGPLFTPPVNVTAVAKVAVRAATDPVFPPGVIDVHGILRYSQQRSV from the exons GAGTGTTGCATCATCCAGAAATGTTCGGTTTTTGTCAACTGAATCCAATAAAACAGATGAGCCCTTTAAAGTTGAGGAAGCAGAAACAGTAAATATGCCTCCACCCCCAACAGAGAAG tTACTTGTGCTCGGTGGAAATGGATTCGTAGGCTCACATGTCTGTAAGGAAGCTCTAGATCGTGGTCTTACAGTTGCTAGTCTTAGCAG AACAGGAAGGTCGTCCATTCAAGATTCTTGGGCTAACAATGTGATTTGGCATCAAG GAAACCTTTTTTCAACTGATTCATGGAAGGATGCACTCAAGGGAGTAACTTCTGTT ATCTCTTGCGTTGGTGGGTTTGGCTCTAACTCACACATGTATAAAATCAATGGGACAGCTAATATAAATGCTATCAGAGCTGCTTCAGAAGAAG GAGTGAAAAGATTTGTTTACATCTCCGCTGCAGACTTTGGCATTGCAAATTATGTGTTACAAGGTTATTATGAGGGGAAG AGAGCTGCTGAGACTGAGCTGCTAACAAGATATCCATACGGAG GAATAATCCTGAGGCCTGGATTTATCTATGGAACCCGTCATGTTGGGAGCATGAAATTACCCCTTGGTGTAATTGGTTCTCCTCTAGAGATG ATTCTACAGCGTGCAAAACCTCTGAGTCAGATACCCCTTGTTGGGCCTCTTTTTACTCCTCCTGTGAATGTCACTGCAGTAGCTAAAGTTGCCGTCAGAGCAGCAACAGATCCTGTATTCCCTCCTGGTGTGATTGATGTTCACGGAATCTTGCGCTACAGCCAGCAAAGATCTGTATAA